In Pyrus communis chromosome 1, drPyrComm1.1, whole genome shotgun sequence, the following are encoded in one genomic region:
- the LOC137742308 gene encoding AAA-ATPase At2g18190-like: MFSLDKLKDQMPTTASSMFSVYASITTFMMLFRSVASDLIPAPFRSYIYKALNYLFAPLFSRDLTLVVDELSGMTRNQVYDAAEVYLRTKIGPHTERLRVSKAPRKKNIGVAIDKDEEVSDTFDDAVKLKWRFISETNKGKNDSTSERRYFELTFRRKYMDKVISSYLPYVLAQADAIKAEEKAVKLYTRHLWSRYNDDDVANSEWGSVNLEHPSTFDTMAMDPEMKKIIVEDLERFVRRKEFYKKVGKAWKRGYLLYGPPGTGKSSLIAAMANYLKFDVFDLELNSIYSDSQLKKVLLSTTNRSILVIEDIDCCRVDVGNRDSDSDSDSDSDSDRSRVTLSGLLNFIDGLWSSCGDERIIMFTTNHKDRLDPALLRPGRMDLHIHMSYCTTAGYRILASNYLGIQEHNRHRLCGEIEGLIESTEVTPAEVAEELMKSDDANVALQGLVNLLKGKKAESKKKETSLPSVKKQQRHRKGIKKLLHIRLPWSKS, from the exons ATGTTTTCTCTCGACAAACTGAAAGACCAGATGCCGACGACGGCGTCGTCGATGTTCTCCGTCTACGCCTCCATCACCACATTCATGATGCTGTTCCGCTCCGTCGCGAGCGACCTCATCCCCGCCCCCTTCCGCTCCTACATCTACAAAGCCCTGAATTACCTTTTTGCTCCTCTCTTCTCCCGTGACCTCACTCTCGTAGTCGATGAGCTCTCCGGCATGACCCGCAACCAAGTCTACGACGCAGCCGAGGTTTACCTGCGGACCAAGATCGGGCCCCACACCGAGCGCCTCCGCGTCAGCAAAGCTCCCCGGAAGAAGAACATCGGCGTCGCCATCGACAAGGACGAGGAAGTTTCCGACACCTTCGACGATGCCGTCAAGCTCAAGTGGCGGTTTATCTCGGAGACCAATAAGGGGAAGAACGACAGCACATCCGAAAGGCGGTATTTTGAGCTGACATTTCGTAGGAAATACATGGACAAGGTGATTTCCTCGTACCTGCCTTATGTTCTTGCTCAGGCCGACGCCATTAAAGCAGAGGAGAAGGCGGTGAAGCTCTACACCCGCCACCTCTGGTCGAGATACAACGACGATGACGTGGCGAATTCCGAATGGGGGTCTGTGAACCTGGAGCACCCGTCGACTTTCGACACCATGGCGATGGACCCGGAGATGAAGAAAATAATCGTGGAGGATTTGGAGAGGTTTGTGAGGAGGAAGGAGTTTTATAAGAAGGtggggaaagcttggaaaagGGGCTACTTGCTGTACGGGCCGCCAGGGACGGGAAAATCGAGCTTGATCGCCGCCATGGCTAACTACCTCAAGTTTGATGTGTTCGATTTGGAGCTCAATAGCATTTACAGTGACTCTCAGTTGAAGAAGGTTTTGCTGTCCACTACCAATCGTTCTATTTTGgtaattgaggacattgattgCTGCAGAGTGGATGTTGGCAACCGGGATTCGGATTCAGATTCGGACTCGGATTCAGATTCGGACAGGAGCCGG GTGACACTTTCGGGTCTACTGAACTTTATTGATGGATTGTGGTCAAGCTGTGGAGATGAGAGGATCATTATGTTCACCACGAACCACAAAGACCGACTGGACCCGGCATTGCTGCGTCCGGGTCGAATGGACCTGCACATTCACATGTCCTATTGCACCACAGCTGGGTACAGGATCTTGGCCTCTAACTACCTTGGCATTCAAGAACACAACCGCCATCGCCTCTGCGGAGAAATTGAAGGGCTGATTGAGAGCACAGAGGTCACCCCTGCAGAGGTTGCTGAGGAGCTGATGAAGAGTGATGATGCTAATGTGGCTCTTCAAGGACTTGTCAACCTGCTCAAAGGTAAGAAGGCTGAGAgcaagaagaaggaaacatCGCTGCCGTCGGTTAAGAAGCAACAGCGGCACAGAAAAGGGATCAAAAAGTTGCTGCACATCCGTCTTCCATGGTCGAAATCCTGA